Proteins encoded within one genomic window of Halobacteroides halobius DSM 5150:
- a CDS encoding DUF3857 domain-containing protein, whose translation MNYKKSFSVVFLVVMFSLVFTMSVLAQTNVDRILQVAPSQRDYPQAEAVIIKEEIIADHTTSQDKIRRRLVVKVFNKRGIKRFGELKIRFNKSNEEIKIVEAKTIEPSGKVIKPQEDGINIITPAGASQNSIYSDARIKVISMPGVKQGSIIVLEYLKKIESYPIKGQFWHREIFQDIVPIKEKKFVVKLPEDKELNYRVEAMELEPQIKQQQQKKIYTWYRKDIPAIIKEPNMPPLIDIAPRVELSTLDSWSQVSMWYKGLINNQYKLNAKIKNKVKDLTKLASSKEEKIRAIYNYVTSNIRYIGLEFGINGYKPHKAIVTYQNKYGDCKDKATLLIAMLKEIGVKGQPVLINRRSDPKLKIVSPALFNHMIVYLPARDQYLDPTSSGTRYGYLLGDQGKEVLLPMVNKITETPIMSARANQMSIKQQVKLNKDGSAIINYQEGYTGIYDYKYKNIFRRYSPQQRKILIKRGISQGFPGAKHVQPKLEGVINLDKHFMVTISDMKVSNYAKQMGNLFALQPIRYPINLNGLAAAKKRKYPLYLGYKIDVKRRIEIKLPSDFKVSYLPSRFKFENRIGKVLIDYQVAKKEIIVKFNLVINQIQIRPEDYQSAKKLLNKASLVVQNQILVQKNK comes from the coding sequence ATGAATTATAAAAAATCATTTAGTGTAGTTTTTTTAGTTGTAATGTTTAGTTTAGTATTTACAATGTCGGTGTTGGCCCAGACAAATGTAGATCGAATTTTGCAGGTGGCTCCATCACAAAGGGATTATCCCCAAGCAGAAGCAGTAATCATAAAGGAGGAGATAATAGCTGATCATACAACAAGTCAAGATAAAATTCGGCGCAGATTAGTAGTTAAAGTCTTTAATAAACGAGGGATTAAGAGGTTTGGAGAGTTAAAGATTCGGTTTAATAAGTCTAATGAAGAGATTAAAATAGTAGAAGCTAAAACTATTGAACCTAGTGGTAAGGTTATTAAGCCTCAAGAGGATGGAATCAATATAATAACTCCAGCAGGAGCTAGTCAAAATAGTATTTATTCAGATGCTAGAATTAAAGTTATTTCTATGCCTGGAGTAAAGCAAGGAAGTATTATAGTTTTAGAATATCTAAAGAAAATAGAAAGTTATCCAATTAAAGGCCAATTCTGGCATAGAGAAATCTTTCAAGATATAGTACCAATCAAAGAAAAGAAATTTGTTGTTAAGCTTCCAGAGGATAAAGAACTAAATTATCGTGTGGAGGCAATGGAATTAGAACCACAGATTAAACAACAGCAGCAAAAAAAGATTTATACTTGGTACAGAAAAGATATACCAGCAATAATTAAAGAACCCAATATGCCACCACTGATAGATATAGCGCCAAGAGTTGAATTATCTACTCTTGATTCTTGGTCTCAAGTTAGTATGTGGTATAAAGGATTGATTAATAACCAATATAAATTAAATGCTAAGATAAAGAATAAAGTAAAAGATTTGACTAAATTAGCTAGTAGTAAGGAAGAAAAGATTAGAGCTATCTATAATTATGTAACTTCTAATATAAGATATATTGGGTTAGAGTTTGGAATTAATGGTTATAAACCACATAAAGCTATAGTGACTTATCAAAACAAGTATGGAGATTGTAAAGATAAGGCTACTTTATTAATTGCTATGTTAAAAGAGATAGGTGTTAAGGGCCAACCTGTTTTAATAAATCGTAGATCAGACCCTAAGTTAAAGATAGTAAGTCCAGCATTATTTAATCATATGATTGTTTATTTGCCAGCTAGAGATCAGTACCTTGATCCAACTAGTAGTGGCACTAGGTATGGTTATTTACTAGGAGATCAGGGAAAAGAAGTTTTATTACCAATGGTAAATAAAATCACTGAAACTCCAATAATGTCTGCTAGGGCCAATCAAATGTCAATTAAGCAACAAGTTAAACTAAATAAAGATGGCAGTGCAATTATTAACTATCAGGAAGGATACACCGGAATTTATGACTATAAATATAAGAATATTTTTAGACGATATAGCCCTCAACAAAGAAAGATCTTAATCAAACGAGGGATTAGTCAAGGATTTCCAGGTGCCAAGCATGTGCAACCAAAGCTAGAAGGGGTAATAAATTTAGATAAACATTTTATGGTTACAATTTCCGATATGAAAGTATCTAATTATGCTAAACAGATGGGGAATTTATTTGCTCTACAACCAATTAGATATCCTATTAATTTAAATGGATTAGCAGCAGCTAAAAAAAGAAAATATCCTCTTTATTTAGGTTATAAGATTGATGTAAAAAGAAGAATTGAAATAAAACTACCATCAGATTTTAAAGTAAGTTATTTGCCTAGCAGATTTAAGTTTGAGAATAGAATAGGTAAAGTATTAATTGATTATCAAGTAGCTAAAAAAGAAATTATAGTTAAATTTAATCTAGTTATTAATCAAATACAGATTAGACCAGAAGATTATCAATCAGCTAAGAAATTATTAAATAAAGCAAGTCTAGTAGTGCAAAACCAGATTCTAGTACAGAAAAATAAGTAG
- a CDS encoding DUF6512 family protein yields MHNKIKQILIWEIIGGFWIIIVGSLLHFLYDWSNNLLIIGIFSPVNESVWEHLKLGYWSLFFFSLVEYSFIKKNIHGYFWGEFLGILSLEGFILIIFYTYTALIKKHILWIDITSYLIGSIICQIVSFKIIKKQIPKRINILGLVLFITFGLILILFTFFPPHFSIFMDSNTGTYGIYGR; encoded by the coding sequence ATGCACAATAAAATTAAGCAGATATTAATTTGGGAAATAATAGGTGGATTTTGGATTATTATAGTTGGATCACTTTTACATTTTTTATATGATTGGTCTAATAATTTACTAATTATAGGCATATTTAGTCCTGTAAATGAAAGCGTATGGGAACATTTAAAATTAGGTTATTGGTCACTTTTCTTTTTCTCTTTGGTTGAATATTCATTTATAAAAAAGAACATCCATGGTTACTTTTGGGGGGAATTTCTAGGGATCTTATCGCTTGAAGGATTTATTTTAATAATATTCTATACATATACTGCGCTCATAAAAAAACATATCTTATGGATAGATATAACTTCATATTTAATTGGATCAATCATTTGCCAAATAGTAAGCTTTAAGATCATTAAAAAACAAATTCCAAAAAGAATTAATATTTTAGGATTAGTTCTTTTTATAACTTTTGGATTAATACTAATACTATTTACATTTTTTCCACCTCATTTTTCGATTTTTATGGATTCTAATACAGGAACATATGGAATTTATGGAAGATAA
- a CDS encoding TolC family protein: protein MILVQRSKVLSWIIIMGILLSFSLVSRAEEIYFQQAIKWGTKHNSALRDLRYKVNNLKRQLIKLKAKMAWQLNLAGHVNYSRETITELNQLGALDDEIERRKKFIFNLEGTKSFIWGLELNPKLTLGQDKLVSNSFKFTNLEKKLDLKLSFSQKLYPQLPSELRQEYYFLQTDLQKAKIELKWQRELKKIDWITKYLNLLRIKHKQDIFFNNYKLAKQNLEQIKEQKEIKEAGPRKVLAAQIKAQEAKITLVKIKNKFKQIKRNWRQELGYKKSKKILLNITPWLKKLKHKVKDFNVEKIKKSKLVKKAKTEVPKIKYNLVQRKLVSKKLKWERAKAKPKVEFTGNYNYQSADWQVGVNINYNLFDSGYQKLAKKDYQDQLVNLKKDYQSLVADLGVQVKDLLEQLLQIKLQLQEKKTVLEKLRLETALFKKQLQAGGITADKFKEKRNELKLVKIDVKMIRDKILANKLKLMHLTGSLNLN from the coding sequence ATGATTTTAGTCCAAAGAAGTAAGGTGTTAAGTTGGATAATAATTATGGGGATATTATTATCTTTTTCTTTAGTCAGCCGAGCGGAAGAAATCTATTTTCAACAGGCAATTAAATGGGGAACAAAACATAACTCTGCTTTAAGAGATCTTAGATATAAAGTGAATAATTTAAAGCGTCAATTAATTAAACTAAAGGCTAAGATGGCTTGGCAACTAAATTTAGCAGGGCATGTTAATTATAGTCGAGAAACTATTACAGAATTAAACCAACTAGGTGCTTTAGATGATGAGATAGAACGGCGAAAGAAATTTATTTTTAATTTAGAAGGGACTAAATCATTTATTTGGGGACTAGAACTTAATCCTAAGTTAACCTTAGGTCAAGATAAATTGGTAAGTAACTCATTTAAATTTACTAATCTAGAAAAGAAGCTAGATTTGAAGTTAAGTTTTTCTCAGAAATTATACCCACAGCTACCGTCAGAATTAAGACAAGAATATTATTTTTTACAGACAGATTTGCAAAAAGCAAAGATAGAATTAAAGTGGCAACGAGAATTAAAAAAGATTGACTGGATAACAAAATATTTAAATTTATTACGAATAAAACATAAACAAGATATATTTTTTAATAATTATAAGTTAGCTAAACAGAATTTAGAGCAAATAAAAGAGCAAAAGGAAATTAAAGAAGCAGGGCCAAGGAAGGTTTTAGCTGCTCAAATCAAAGCACAAGAAGCAAAAATTACCTTAGTGAAAATAAAGAATAAATTTAAACAGATTAAAAGAAATTGGCGCCAAGAGTTAGGATATAAGAAAAGTAAAAAAATATTATTAAATATTACTCCTTGGTTAAAAAAGCTAAAACATAAAGTAAAAGATTTTAATGTGGAAAAAATAAAGAAGAGTAAGTTAGTGAAGAAGGCTAAGACAGAAGTTCCTAAAATTAAGTATAATCTAGTACAAAGAAAATTAGTTTCTAAAAAATTAAAGTGGGAGAGGGCCAAAGCAAAGCCTAAGGTTGAATTTACTGGAAATTACAATTATCAATCTGCAGATTGGCAGGTAGGAGTCAATATTAACTATAATTTATTTGATAGTGGTTATCAGAAATTAGCTAAAAAAGATTATCAAGACCAATTAGTTAATTTGAAAAAAGATTATCAAAGCTTAGTTGCAGACTTAGGAGTGCAAGTAAAAGATTTACTAGAGCAGTTACTACAAATTAAACTTCAATTACAAGAAAAAAAGACAGTATTAGAAAAATTAAGATTAGAAACCGCACTTTTTAAGAAACAATTGCAAGCTGGAGGTATCACTGCAGATAAATTTAAAGAAAAAAGAAATGAATTAAAATTAGTTAAGATAGACGTAAAAATGATAAGAGATAAAATTTTAGCTAATAAACTAAAATTAATGCATTTGACAGGGTCTTTAAATCTGAATTAG
- a CDS encoding TolC family protein — MKRSEIILLIIVLIMIMIPVAVAKQPSLSLQKAIKLALKEDLDLKIAKTKLKTNKLIYQKNKINNLLLQSHTKYLENKLAFLEAKRNYYQQRNEVIIKLTKQYLNLLQKKKSLQLKESQLLLKKKELKNIRIQVRKGHKKRIKLLEKQIEYNSVEYELKKARDDYHLLQQKFKTTIGISENQKANMLKLDSPRIWRITKKEAVRIAKENNLVLKLNKKRIELTTANLKRIKVLDIPLLEIQRVKQKNKLAILQEEKIRRDLLTGVKRDYQQLIQAIGSLKLRKRHLKQIKKSYKIIKEYQQAGLRSKNELLQVKIRLLKGRSNYQIAITNYYLAILNLKQQMGLQIGVRFDDFSPKK, encoded by the coding sequence ATGAAAAGATCTGAAATTATACTTCTTATCATAGTGTTAATTATGATTATGATACCAGTTGCTGTGGCTAAACAACCAAGTCTTTCTTTACAAAAAGCAATTAAACTGGCTTTAAAAGAGGACTTAGATTTAAAAATTGCTAAGACAAAGTTAAAAACTAATAAATTAATTTATCAGAAAAATAAAATTAATAATCTCTTGTTACAATCCCATACTAAATATTTAGAGAATAAACTGGCCTTTTTAGAAGCTAAAAGAAATTATTATCAGCAAAGAAATGAAGTAATTATTAAGCTAACTAAGCAGTATTTGAATTTGTTGCAAAAGAAAAAGAGCCTACAGTTAAAGGAAAGCCAGTTACTACTTAAAAAGAAAGAGTTAAAGAATATTCGTATTCAAGTCCGAAAAGGTCACAAAAAAAGAATAAAATTATTAGAAAAACAAATAGAATATAATAGTGTAGAGTATGAACTAAAAAAAGCTCGAGATGATTATCATTTACTACAGCAAAAATTTAAAACTACTATCGGAATAAGTGAGAATCAAAAAGCAAATATGTTAAAGCTGGACTCTCCTAGAATCTGGAGAATAACTAAAAAAGAAGCAGTAAGAATTGCTAAAGAAAATAATTTAGTTTTAAAACTTAATAAAAAGAGAATAGAATTGACTACAGCTAATTTAAAAAGAATTAAAGTACTTGATATACCTCTATTAGAAATACAAAGAGTAAAGCAAAAGAATAAATTAGCAATTTTACAAGAAGAAAAAATTAGAAGAGATTTATTAACTGGAGTCAAGAGGGATTACCAGCAGTTAATTCAGGCTATTGGTAGTTTGAAATTACGCAAGCGGCATCTAAAGCAAATTAAAAAGAGTTACAAAATTATTAAGGAGTACCAACAAGCTGGTTTAAGAAGTAAAAATGAATTATTACAAGTCAAAATTAGATTATTAAAAGGTCGATCTAATTATCAAATAGCTATAACTAATTATTATCTGGCTATTTTAAATTTAAAACAACAGATGGGATTGCAGATTGGAGTGAGGTTTGATGATTTTAGTCCAAAGAAGTAA
- a CDS encoding HlyD family efflux transporter periplasmic adaptor subunit has product MKERIIDFEDLSYSQEMLEAKVPNFIAIFIYLLITLLAVAFIWMWFGEIDIVVKADGLVRPAQEVSVIQNISGGNIKKLNYKEGQQVKKGDLLYKIKTTYLNTKQDNLNQKIKKLKIEIKNLKLLKKSIKEEGSNLLKTKARFYYSRYLIYKYKKAQLRIDCNQAKRRYLQEKSLSVSATTESRLKELKARYKSAQLILEAYKNKTLVDIQQEIKTKKDRLVNLTQQSLETDQQINLSRVTAPISGTIQVLQQFNKGDYMASGLKIIRIIPQINSNYKMEITVPNQEISKLEVGQTVRYRFLSLSYKEYGTLEGEITKISKDANMMSRNSKLPYDVEATIKGTKLYDNQGRPEKIKPGMLSKVRVVVRQKKILYFLLEKLDFIS; this is encoded by the coding sequence ATGAAAGAAAGAATAATTGATTTTGAAGATTTATCCTATAGTCAGGAAATGTTAGAAGCCAAGGTTCCTAATTTTATAGCTATTTTTATTTATCTACTTATTACTTTATTGGCAGTAGCTTTTATTTGGATGTGGTTTGGAGAAATAGATATAGTAGTCAAAGCAGATGGTTTAGTGCGACCTGCTCAAGAAGTTAGTGTGATTCAAAATATTAGTGGTGGTAATATAAAAAAGTTAAATTATAAAGAAGGCCAGCAGGTAAAAAAGGGAGATTTGCTTTATAAAATAAAGACTACTTATTTAAATACAAAACAGGATAATTTAAACCAAAAAATAAAAAAGTTAAAGATAGAAATAAAAAATTTAAAACTATTAAAAAAGAGTATAAAAGAAGAAGGTAGTAATCTATTAAAAACTAAAGCAAGATTTTATTATAGTCGCTACTTAATTTATAAATATAAAAAGGCCCAGTTACGGATTGACTGCAATCAAGCTAAACGAAGGTATTTACAAGAAAAAAGTTTAAGTGTTAGTGCTACTACTGAAAGTAGATTGAAAGAGTTAAAAGCGAGGTATAAATCAGCTCAACTTATTTTAGAAGCTTATAAGAATAAAACTTTAGTAGATATACAACAAGAAATAAAAACTAAAAAAGATAGATTGGTTAATTTAACACAACAGTCTCTAGAGACTGATCAACAAATAAACTTAAGTAGGGTAACTGCCCCAATTAGTGGTACAATTCAAGTATTACAACAATTTAATAAAGGAGATTATATGGCTTCGGGACTAAAAATAATACGAATTATTCCTCAAATAAATTCTAACTATAAAATGGAGATTACAGTACCTAATCAAGAAATTAGCAAGTTAGAAGTAGGCCAAACAGTTAGATACCGCTTTTTGTCCTTATCTTATAAGGAGTATGGAACTTTAGAAGGAGAAATAACTAAAATATCAAAAGATGCTAATATGATGTCAAGAAATTCAAAGTTGCCTTATGATGTAGAAGCAACAATTAAGGGCACCAAACTTTATGATAATCAAGGCAGACCGGAGAAAATAAAGCCAGGTATGTTAAGCAAAGTCCGAGTAGTTGTCCGACAGAAAAAGATATTATACTTTTTATTAGAGAAGCTAGATTTTATTTCTTAA
- a CDS encoding peptidase domain-containing ABC transporter: MKKILKLIIRKIKRLFKSYYCIKQHDITDCAAACLATISKHYDLEIPITQIREIAGTDKRGTNALGVIKAAKKLGFEAKGVKGQSDDLTSEVPLPAIAHVVKDNLMHYVVVYEINEDEIVVADPAEGMVYYDPEDFYEIWTGVLILITPTEDFETGDEKTGFFERFLGLITPHKGLLVKIFFASMLYTLLGIAGSFYFKYLIDTILADGLVKTLHIISIGIVLLTLFKILMNFFRKHLLLYLSQKIDISLILNYYQHVLELPMSFFDSRKVGEILSRLRDTAKIRQAISGATITVMIDSLLVAGGGIVLYIQSSTLFWVAAVIIPLYVLIVLGFSKPLRRIHRKEMENSANMQSYLIESVSGVATIKAFNGEEQANLETESRFIKYIKSIFKATFMRNIQGSLQKLLTSVSEFVILWVGGLKVINGVISVGQLITFNALLAYFYNPIQRLINLQPKLMEAYVAADRLGEIFDLEQEKQNESKKIQLDKLEGKIEVKDVNFRYGTRKLALENINLDIEAGEKIALVGESGSGKTTLAKLILKYYLPDNGEILLDGYNIKDINLEILRQKIGYVPQDVFLFSGTLRENISFGFQDIAMKEIINAARKSQIHQFINQLPLRYNTMVGERGSNLSGGQKQRIAIARAILKDPDLLILDEATSNLDTATEKAIHNTIEDISQDITTIIIAHRLSTIMQCDKIVVLDEGEIIELGTHQQLIQKQGKYYQLWQGQTLENNELEVDAS; the protein is encoded by the coding sequence ATGAAGAAAATATTGAAACTAATAATTAGAAAAATCAAGCGGTTATTCAAATCCTATTACTGCATTAAACAACACGACATAACAGATTGTGCTGCAGCCTGTTTGGCTACAATTTCTAAACACTATGATTTGGAAATACCAATTACTCAAATAAGAGAAATTGCTGGAACGGATAAGAGAGGTACCAATGCTCTAGGAGTAATCAAGGCAGCTAAAAAGCTTGGTTTTGAAGCAAAGGGAGTAAAAGGCCAATCAGATGATTTAACTTCTGAAGTACCTTTGCCTGCTATAGCTCATGTGGTAAAAGATAATTTAATGCATTATGTGGTAGTTTATGAAATAAATGAAGATGAAATAGTAGTTGCTGATCCAGCCGAAGGAATGGTCTATTATGACCCAGAAGATTTTTATGAAATTTGGACAGGAGTATTAATTTTAATTACTCCTACTGAAGATTTTGAAACGGGCGATGAAAAGACTGGCTTTTTTGAACGTTTTTTAGGTTTAATAACTCCGCATAAAGGGTTATTAGTTAAGATATTTTTTGCTTCTATGCTATATACTTTATTGGGGATAGCAGGTTCATTTTACTTTAAGTATTTGATTGATACTATTTTAGCTGATGGATTGGTTAAAACTTTACATATTATTTCTATTGGGATAGTCTTATTAACTCTCTTTAAAATATTAATGAACTTTTTTAGAAAGCATTTACTTCTTTATTTAAGCCAGAAAATAGATATTTCTTTGATTCTTAATTATTATCAACATGTATTAGAACTGCCAATGTCTTTTTTTGACTCTCGAAAAGTAGGAGAGATTTTATCTAGATTACGGGATACAGCGAAAATTAGACAGGCTATTTCTGGGGCTACTATTACAGTAATGATTGATAGTTTATTAGTTGCTGGAGGGGGAATTGTTTTATATATTCAAAGTTCTACTCTGTTTTGGGTTGCAGCTGTAATTATTCCTCTTTATGTATTAATTGTTTTGGGCTTTAGTAAACCTTTACGGAGGATTCATCGTAAAGAAATGGAAAATTCAGCTAATATGCAATCTTATCTGATAGAATCAGTTTCTGGAGTAGCTACTATAAAGGCATTTAATGGAGAAGAACAGGCTAATTTAGAGACTGAAAGTAGGTTTATCAAGTATATTAAATCTATATTCAAAGCTACTTTTATGCGTAATATTCAGGGGTCATTGCAAAAATTGCTTACCTCAGTTAGTGAATTTGTAATTTTGTGGGTTGGTGGATTGAAGGTAATTAATGGAGTGATTAGTGTAGGTCAGTTAATTACTTTTAATGCATTATTAGCCTACTTTTATAATCCAATTCAGAGATTAATTAATTTGCAGCCTAAATTAATGGAGGCTTATGTAGCAGCTGATAGATTAGGAGAAATCTTTGATTTAGAACAAGAAAAACAAAATGAATCTAAGAAGATACAACTAGATAAATTGGAGGGTAAAATTGAGGTGAAGGATGTTAATTTCCGTTATGGAACAAGAAAATTAGCTTTAGAAAATATCAACTTAGATATTGAAGCAGGTGAAAAAATTGCTTTAGTAGGAGAAAGTGGTTCAGGAAAGACTACTTTAGCTAAATTAATATTAAAGTATTATCTCCCAGATAATGGAGAAATTTTATTAGATGGCTATAATATAAAAGATATTAACTTAGAAATCTTAAGACAAAAGATTGGTTATGTTCCTCAAGATGTATTTTTATTTAGTGGAACTTTGCGAGAAAATATCTCTTTTGGTTTTCAAGATATAGCTATGAAGGAGATAATAAATGCTGCTAGGAAGTCTCAAATTCATCAATTTATTAATCAATTACCGTTAAGGTATAACACAATGGTAGGAGAGAGAGGATCAAATTTATCAGGAGGTCAAAAGCAGAGGATAGCTATTGCGAGAGCTATTCTTAAAGATCCAGATCTGCTTATTTTAGATGAGGCGACGAGTAATCTTGATACAGCAACTGAAAAAGCAATTCATAATACTATTGAAGATATAAGCCAAGATATTACAACAATTATAATTGCCCATCGATTAAGCACTATCATGCAGTGTGATAAAATTGTAGTTTTAGATGAGGGAGAGATTATTGAATTAGGAACTCATCAGCAGTTAATTCAAAAACAAGGAAAATACTATCAGTTATGGCAGGGCCAAACTCTGGAAAATAATGAGTTAGAGGTAGATGCATCATGA
- a CDS encoding cysteine peptidase family C39 domain-containing protein gives MLVIAHVVKDNLMHYVVVYEINEDEIIITDPAERMVYYDTEDFYEI, from the coding sequence TTGCTTGTTATAGCTCATGTGGTAAAAGATAATTTAATGCATTATGTGGTAGTTTATGAAATAAATGAAGATGAAATAATAATTACTGATCCAGCTGAAAGAATGGTCTATTATGATACTGAAGATTTTTATGAAATTTAG